A part of Actinomycetota bacterium genomic DNA contains:
- a CDS encoding HAD family hydrolase — translation MRLLEVVVTEPAVLLDLDGTLIDSVYQHVVTWDAAFREHGHRVPLWQLHAGIGMGSLRLVTWVLGGHVDEAEAISEGHRSRFLDLADDLRPTRGARELLEDLQVRDVPFLIATSAGEAVRTALMEVLGRPDLPTTDADDVHASKPAPDMLVTSLEELDAVADRATLVGDSPWDAEAAYRVGVRTIAVRTGGFGDQELMRAGASAVVDDPLALVGRL, via the coding sequence GTGCGTCTGTTGGAGGTGGTGGTGACCGAACCTGCTGTGCTGCTCGACCTCGACGGGACACTGATCGACTCCGTCTACCAGCACGTCGTGACGTGGGACGCCGCCTTCCGCGAGCACGGCCACCGGGTGCCGCTGTGGCAACTGCATGCCGGGATCGGCATGGGCAGCCTCAGGCTCGTCACCTGGGTCCTCGGTGGCCACGTCGACGAGGCCGAGGCCATCTCGGAGGGTCACCGCAGCCGGTTCCTCGACCTGGCCGACGATCTGCGTCCGACCCGCGGGGCGCGGGAGCTGTTGGAGGATCTGCAGGTCCGCGACGTCCCCTTCCTGATCGCCACCTCTGCGGGCGAAGCCGTCCGAACCGCGCTGATGGAGGTGCTGGGCCGACCCGACCTGCCCACGACGGACGCCGACGACGTCCACGCGTCCAAACCCGCTCCGGACATGCTCGTGACGTCGTTGGAAGAGCTGGACGCCGTCGCCGATCGGGCGACCCTGGTCGGCGACTCCCCGTGGGACGCCGAAGCGGCGTACCGGGTTGGCGTGCGCACGATCGCGGTCCGCACCGGTGGGTTCGGGGATCAGGAACTGATGCGAGCGGGTGCGAGCGCCGTCGTCGACGACCCGTTGGCGCTGGTCGGGCGACTGTAA
- a CDS encoding LCP family protein, protein MPGAGQLWVGRWHRGVVLVAVWAALVVSVLALPVRDVVGIPSLLARPGVLDAVLVGNVVVLAFRAYAIIDAFRCARRPLRMPVPLLPATAGEHVVVRAAGVALAVVNVLPHAAVAHYGLEARAVLTDVFPVAAEPAHAAEPVGADGPESTGRAEPSSLMGRDRFSILLLGSDAGPLRRSLRTDSIMVATIEPSSGRAGLISVPRNLVRVPLPGWVRAPWRCGCFPGPINGLFDYFRDRDDLVPDGVDDPGMAVLIGAVEELLQLPIDRYAMVDLRGFVDVVDALGGVTVHVDRRIYDQLDSPHEGEWDAIDLRPGRHHLDGRQALVYVRTRRGSDDYGRMHRQRCFLGALLEQADAPTVLRRFARLAAIARASITTDLPRDVLSDVVDLAVMVDPADVRLLSVTPPDFVAGRDRDGYPIPDVALVRTAVRSLLDAEPAPAAPAPVVQSATTRETPTTTPPPTTEPLSRACR, encoded by the coding sequence TTGCCCGGGGCCGGCCAGCTGTGGGTGGGGCGGTGGCACCGCGGCGTGGTACTGGTCGCCGTTTGGGCGGCTCTGGTCGTCTCGGTGTTGGCACTGCCGGTCCGTGACGTGGTCGGCATCCCTTCGCTCCTGGCGCGCCCTGGGGTCCTCGACGCTGTCCTCGTCGGGAACGTCGTGGTGTTGGCGTTCCGGGCGTACGCGATCATCGACGCCTTCCGGTGCGCGCGCCGGCCGCTGCGCATGCCCGTCCCCCTGTTGCCGGCCACCGCCGGCGAACACGTCGTCGTCCGCGCGGCCGGTGTCGCTCTGGCCGTGGTCAACGTGCTGCCGCATGCCGCGGTCGCCCACTACGGCCTCGAGGCGCGGGCCGTACTCACCGACGTCTTCCCGGTCGCGGCCGAACCCGCCCACGCCGCGGAACCGGTCGGCGCGGACGGTCCGGAGTCGACGGGGCGGGCCGAGCCCTCATCGCTCATGGGCAGAGACCGCTTCAGCATCCTCCTGCTCGGCAGTGACGCTGGCCCCCTGCGCCGCAGCCTGCGGACCGACTCGATCATGGTGGCAACGATCGAGCCATCGTCCGGCCGCGCCGGGCTGATCAGCGTCCCGCGCAACCTCGTCCGCGTGCCGTTGCCTGGCTGGGTACGCGCCCCGTGGCGGTGCGGTTGCTTCCCCGGGCCGATCAACGGTCTGTTCGACTACTTCAGAGACCGCGACGATCTGGTCCCCGACGGCGTCGACGATCCGGGTATGGCCGTGCTCATCGGCGCCGTCGAGGAGCTGTTGCAGCTGCCCATCGACCGCTACGCGATGGTGGATCTGCGTGGGTTCGTCGACGTGGTGGACGCGCTGGGAGGCGTCACCGTCCACGTCGACCGACGCATCTACGATCAGCTCGACTCGCCACACGAGGGCGAGTGGGACGCGATCGACCTGCGTCCCGGCCGCCACCATCTCGACGGCCGCCAGGCGCTGGTCTACGTCCGCACCCGCCGCGGCAGCGACGACTACGGCCGCATGCACCGCCAGCGCTGCTTCCTCGGTGCGCTCCTGGAACAGGCTGACGCCCCCACGGTCTTGCGCAGGTTCGCGCGTCTGGCCGCGATCGCTCGCGCGTCGATCACCACCGACCTGCCTCGAGACGTCCTCTCCGACGTCGTGGACCTCGCCGTGATGGTCGATCCCGCCGACGTGCGCTTGTTGAGCGTCACCCCACCGGACTTCGTCGCCGGCCGCGACCGGGACGGCTACCCGATCCCCGACGTGGCCCTGGTCCGTACCGCCGTCAGGAGCCTGCTGGATGCCGAGCCAGCGCCGGCAGCCCCGGCGCCGGTCGTGCAGTCCGCCACCACTCGTGAGACGCCGACCACGACGCC